A window from Streptomyces sp. NBC_00299 encodes these proteins:
- a CDS encoding MBL fold metallo-hydrolase has product MTYSGQVTVGGPADVHELKDLMITKIAVGPMNNNAYLLRCRATDEQLLIDAANEADTLLGMIGDDGIASVVTTHQHGDHWQALAAVVDATGARTYAGRDDADGIPVPTDVLVDDGDIIRVGRVELTARHLAGHTPGSIALVYDDPHGHPHVFTGDCLFPGGVGNTRKDPKAFASLIHDVETKIFDALPDETWVYPGHGNDTSLGAERPHLPEWHARGW; this is encoded by the coding sequence ATGACGTACAGCGGACAGGTGACGGTCGGTGGCCCTGCCGACGTGCATGAGCTCAAGGACCTGATGATCACCAAGATCGCGGTCGGCCCGATGAACAACAACGCCTATCTGCTGCGCTGCCGGGCCACCGACGAGCAACTGCTGATCGATGCCGCCAACGAGGCGGACACCCTGCTGGGCATGATCGGCGACGACGGCATCGCATCCGTCGTCACCACCCACCAGCACGGCGACCACTGGCAGGCACTCGCCGCGGTCGTCGACGCCACCGGCGCGCGCACGTACGCCGGCCGGGACGACGCCGACGGCATCCCGGTGCCCACCGACGTCCTGGTCGACGACGGCGACATCATCCGGGTGGGGCGCGTGGAGCTCACCGCGCGCCACCTGGCCGGGCACACGCCGGGCTCGATCGCGCTCGTCTACGACGACCCGCACGGACACCCCCATGTGTTCACCGGGGACTGCCTGTTCCCGGGCGGTGTGGGCAACACCCGTAAGGACCCGAAGGCGTTCGCCAGTCTGATCCACGACGTCGAGACGAAGATCTTCGACGCGCTGCCGGACGAGACATGGGTCTACCCGGGGCACGGCAACGACACCTCGCTGGGTGCGGAACGGCCTCATCTGCCGGAGTGGCACGCGCGGGGCTGGTGA
- a CDS encoding maleylpyruvate isomerase family mycothiol-dependent enzyme yields MIDHARDLVSVREATERLLTAAAKLDNASVAEPSRLPGWSRGHVLAHLARNADALVNVLEGRPMYVSATARDADIERDAPRPLDVQLTDVRDSGARFQETGAAPADWSRTVELRNGVTDAAARVPFRRWVEVDLHHVDLGIGYELEDLPAEFVEREIDFLAERFTGHPDVPSTRLTDGTRVWNTGREAGTPEVTVRGSAPDLLGWLAGRRDGSALTAQGGMLPSLPPL; encoded by the coding sequence ATGATTGATCACGCTCGTGACCTGGTGTCTGTACGTGAAGCGACCGAAAGGCTGCTCACCGCAGCGGCCAAGCTGGACAACGCGTCGGTGGCCGAGCCGTCACGGCTTCCCGGCTGGAGCCGCGGCCACGTCCTCGCCCATCTCGCCCGTAACGCGGACGCGCTCGTGAACGTCCTCGAAGGGCGCCCCATGTACGTCTCCGCCACTGCCCGGGACGCCGACATCGAGCGGGACGCCCCTCGGCCCCTCGATGTGCAGCTCACCGACGTGCGCGACAGCGGGGCCCGCTTCCAGGAGACGGGAGCGGCACCCGCGGACTGGTCACGCACGGTGGAACTGCGCAACGGGGTCACCGACGCGGCGGCCCGGGTGCCCTTCCGGCGCTGGGTCGAGGTGGACCTGCACCATGTGGATCTCGGGATCGGGTACGAGCTGGAGGACCTGCCGGCGGAGTTCGTGGAGCGGGAGATCGACTTCCTCGCGGAGCGGTTCACCGGGCACCCCGATGTGCCGTCGACGCGTCTGACGGACGGCACGCGCGTGTGGAACACGGGCCGGGAGGCCGGCACTCCCGAGGTCACCGTCCGAGGTTCCGCACCCGACCTGCTCGGCTGGCTCGCCGGACGCCGCGACGGCTCAGCACTGACCGCTCAGGGCGGCATGCTGCCGTCGCTTCCCCCGCTGTAA